AAGTTTGTGGAATCAGTTGCGTGACTAATATGGCAGCAGGAATCGAGAATGTAGTGCTTAAACACGAACATATAAAGGATGAAGCTTTAAAGGTAATGGAGCTCTTCTCTAATATCTTGCTAAACTCAGTAAAGAAGTTTGGTAAGTTGTAAGTAAGGGAAATAATTCTCTCTTTAATTTTTTAAAGTAGTAGAATACAATAATAAAGTAATAACACGCGAGCGAATGCTCGGTGAGGAAATAAATGAACGAATCTCTTGAGTTAATAAAAAATTTAGAATTTTGTGTCTTTGATTTAGAAACGACCGGAGGCAACCATAAGAATGACAAGATCATTGAAATCGGCCTCGTAAAAATAAAAAATTTAGAAATTGTAGAGCAGAAAAACTATTTAATTCAACCCGAAATTAAAATACCTGAATTTATTCAAAAGCTGACGTCGATTACACCGGAAGATGTTAAAGACTCACCTCTTATTGAAGATGTCATTGATGAACTTCTAGAGTTTATGGGAGATACTATTCTTGTTGCTCACAATACCAGCTTCGATGTTCCTTTTTTCAATTCTGTTCTTAAAAGACTAAAGAAGCCAATTTTAAAAAATAAGAGCTTGTGTACTAATTTAATGACAAAGTATCTCATTCCTAACTTAATGAATTCGAACTTGAATTATATGAGCAAGGTATTTGGGATCAAACATAAAAAGGCCCACAGGGCACTCGACGATGCCCTAGCAACTGCAGAATTACTACAGATTTATCTTCAAATTTTTATAGACAAGGGTATTAATAAGATAAATCACCTCTATTACCCTAGAGGTAGATATGAACTTGATAGGGCCAACTTTAAATCAGATACTCCTCTTAGTGAAATAAAGGCAAAGTTTGAAAGGCTGCATACTCCTCATATTGTTACTCTCAAAGGAGAGAATGGAGTTATTCTTTTTGCTCTTCCATGTAAAAATACTTCAGGGGAAAAAGAGTTCCTCTATCAGAAGCTAAAAGAGTTACCATGGAAGAATATGACCATAAAGTTAATTGGTCCATTTGTAGAAACGCTAATTAACTTCAATAATTTGTTTAATAAGATTGATACTAACGATAAAGGTGAGATTATTCGATTTCTTTGGAAAGAGCATTTACCGGAGATGAAACCACCTTTAAAAGATGATATAAATGACGGTAATATTTTAGATGTAAACTTTGGTGACTTTATAATAACTAACCACCTTGTTCCTGAGCAATATATTATCTACCCTGTGTTTGCGATGAATCAGAAATCAGAACTAATTTTTAGGTTTCCAGGCCATAAGAAAAAACTGATTCAATATATAAACTCTAAGTCGAGTAAACTAAGTAATAATAAAATTAAATCAACACACTTCTTGCCTCAATATAAAGCGTTTGTTGATACATACTTAATGAGTAAGAAAGAATCAGAAAAAATACTCTTTATTTTCAAAAAGGGACTTCCCTTAAAGCAAACTGATCAATTCTTCCTAGATTTTGAAAATTTCTTCAAAAAGAATCCTAACAATTATAAATTTCCAAAAGAGTATATCTAGGATTATTTAAGAATGAATAATCCTATTAAAACTCCACATAAGATATTGAGAATAAAAACTAAGGCCGACTCACTATAGTTACCGGCCTTAATAAGTGTTACAATTTCAAAAGCGAAAGTACTAAATGTTGTTAGACTCCCTATTTTTCCTGTTTTTAAAAGTAGCTGCATTTGAGGATCTTTAAGTTCATATTTTTCCAATACAAAAAATAAAGTACAACCCAAGACATTAGCTATTAGCGTACCTATCCAAGGTCTTTGCCCATAGCTGAGAATCGTCAAAGAAATAAAATATCGAAGACTTGCTCCAAAGCCTCCTCCTAAAAAAACAATTGCAGTACTTTTATAAATATCAATTGTCATAACTTCTCAAGTAGATGCGCCCCTCTCTAGTCAATATCTCAATATTAAGAATATTAAGTAAATGTAGAAAAAGCTTAGAGTTTTGCAACTGTTCGTAGAGTTTTATCTCAGGGGAAAAGGAAAAACTCATCTCATGCTCTCTTTCAATTACTGATACATCAATTTGATTCAAGTCATTGATTAGTAATTTTTGATGATGGCCGAGTGTAAAACCTTCATTTAAAATAAGATAGAATATCATAGATGCAATCGAGTTATTTAGAGGTCTTTTAAATGAGTCATCAACCCTGTACTCAATATGCATTTTAAGATTTGATTCAACCATCCTTGACCTTAACAGGCTCAAAGACTGCTCAAGAGAGCTCTCAAGAGAATCGCACTTAGAATTCAATGGATCCAATCTTGAAAAGCCTAAAAAGACTTCGATCAACTTCTTGCAACGCTTAGCTCCTAATTCCATATCTTCTAAAATAAGAAGAGAGTCATCTGCCAAATCGTCTTCTAATTTAAGCAGAGTAAGAGCAGCAAGTATCCCTGCAATAGGATTATTAAGTTCATGAGCGATTGAGCCTGAAATTATTCCTAACTCTTCAGAAGAAATAGTAACATTACCTTCTCTTTTCAATTCGTTGTTAGTAATGAAAACAAAAGACTCAAAGTCTTTTCCCCCTACTCTTATAGAATCTTTAAATACTTTATAAATATTATCTTGGATTTCTATAGTTACACCATTATCAAGCTTTAAACAGTCATTCGCATAAAGACCAAGTGAAGAAAATGTTGAATTATGTAAGACTAACTCACCTCTTTGACTCACGAGGCAAGTCGGAAGAGATAATGAATTCAATATAATTTCCCAATCACTCTTTGAATAACTTTCAAGTTTTTCTTTTTCTAGTTTTTGATCCTGATAAATAAGTAAGAGAGTAAAAATAAGCTTAAACTCACCATCGATTTCAACATCATCTTTAAAGCAATAAAAGAGATCTAAATTATTAGAATGAGCTCTTAAAACATTCGAATACTTTACAAGGTTTTCTGAACTCGTAAAATCCTCATAAGTCTTTACCTCAACTTCAATATCTAAGGTTGATAGTAAAAAATATTTAACTTTTTCTATTTCAGAGTGTTCTGAAATTTCTTTCCAATTTGAAAGGAAACTTAAAATTTCATTTAAAGGAAAGTCATCATAGGATGTTATTCTAGACTCAAAGAGAGATTCAAATAACCTTGCTTCATCTTCCATTAACTCATAGGCAACATCTTTTTCAATACCATTAGCAATAGAAGCCAAGAGTCCTGCAATAGATTCTTCAGAGAAATCGTTGACAAGAACGACATTATCTCTTTCAAAGTCAGACTCTAAGGCAACTTGCCAACCTAAGATACCTTCACATGCAATATCGGTAAAATATACTTTTGGAGAATTACTCTTCTTCCAATTTAAACTAGAAAGAAATTCTTCAAACTTAGGATCACATATATTTGTAGCGTATGTTTTGAGATTCATTCTTTAATGACCTTTCTTTTTCCGTCATGAAAATGTATATCTACAACAGAGCGATTAGGTAAATCATCAAATTCATCAATACTACTAACAACACTTCCATCCGTTGAACTTAGGTAGCTATAACCTCTATTTAAAATATTCTTAGGATTTAGCGCTAAAAGAAGGTCATGTTTCTTTTCAACAATATTTACGAAATTTTCTTTTTTCTTCTCAATTGAAGATAAGGCCCGTTTAGACAGATCATCTAATCTAAACCAATAATCGTGAATATGTAATAATTCAACCTCTCTCTTATGGAGGGATAGTTTTTCTAAACGTCGAGCAAGTCTTGTATGATTTCTTTGAACTGTTGATAATAGTCTATCTGGTCTGGCCAAAGAAACTGTGTCTTTACGAGAATTTATAATCTCCTTAGAACTCATGACTAAGTGTCTTCTTGAATTTTCGAGTCTAGAGATTAGCCTTGATTGTTCTTCACTGAGAATTTGAGCAGCAGCAGATGGTGTTTCGCACCTAAGGTCACTCACAAAGTCACAAATAGAATAGTCAACTTGATGTCCTACCGCACTTATCGTAGGTATAGGGCAATTAAATATATCCCAAGCGAGGGCCTCATCATTAAAGCACCATAGATCCTCTAAGCTTCCACCACCTCGACTTAACACAATGACGTCTAATTTCTTATCCTCTGGTGCTTGCATCGAATACTTTATAGTATTGAATAGAGACTTTCTAATTGCTTGGGCTGCAGTATCTCCTTGAACCAAAGTTGGAACAACTAGCACATCAACCCAATGACTTCTTCTTTTCATAATATTTAGAAAATCAGCAAGGGCAGCACCTCTGAGTGCTGTAATAATGGCAACTCGTTTTGGAAGCTTAGGTATTTCCTTTTTAACTTCTAAATCAAACAGACCATCCGCAGCGAGTTTTTTCTTTAACATTTCAAATTGTTCTTTTAGATCACCCTTACCTTGTTTGGTGATTCTCTTTACAATAATTTGAAATGTACCTCTTTTTGCATAGACACCAATCCCTCCAACACATTGAACTTTATCCCCATCCTTGAGTGTTCTTATTTCGGGATTTCTCATCGCATCCATTTTAAATAAACATGCGGATAAAGAGGCATTCTTATCTGATATAGTGAAGTAGTAATGGCCAGATGAAGAAAGAGATAGATTAGTAATTTCTCCTTCAATTGAAACTGATCGAAATTGACCTTCGAGAAGACCTTTCAACTCATTTACTAAGGAGGAAACACTGACATATCTTAAATTATTCATGTCCAAATACTATCAATTTTTTTATAAATAGGCCAAGTACGAATTGACTTGGCCCTTGAGGGAATTATTTATTCATTTTCTTAAATAAATCGAAAGATCTTATATAGTTTATGGCCTGAATCACTTGATAATCTTCTTTCGCATCATACTTAACAAACCAGTCATACTCTGGCTTTTCAGATTTCTTCTTCTTATCTGCTTTAAGTTTTTTCAGTCTAGCTCTTCTCTTTTCTCTGTCTGCTTTTTCAAGTGCTAGCCTTTCTTTCTTTTCTTGTGAAGTCTCTATTGTTGCAGTCAAATGATTCTTTAAATCCGATTCTCTTATAAATCTCTGCTCTTTTCTGTGCGCAGCAACCCAAGAACCTTCCGCCTCATCTACTTGCACATCAGGAATGATACCAATAGCTTGAATTTTTCTACCTTTAGGTGTCATATATTGTGCAATAGTAAGTTTAACACCTTTTTCATCATCAATTTTAGCTACTGTTTGAACAGAGCCCTTTCCAAAGGATTGAGAGCCCATAATAATACCTCTATTCCAATCCTGAATCGCTCCTGCAACAATCTCACTTGCTGATGCTGAAGAAGAGTTGATTAATACGACCAATGGAACATCCACTTCTTTATATCCTGATTTTTTAACATATCTAATTTCTTTATTCTTTGGGTCTCTTCCTTCTGTACTTACCACAACTCCATCTTTTAAGAAGATTGAAGATACATCTACAGCCTCGTCTAGAAGACCTCCAGGATTTGACCTAAGATCAAGAACAATACCTTTAAGTCCACCATTCTTTTCTGTTATCTTTCGACTTTTCTTGATTGCATTAATTATTTCTTCAGCTGATCTTTTTTGAAATTGCTTTAGTCGTATATATGCATAGTTCTTTCTTACAACAGAATGCTTAACCGGAGTAATCTTAATAATCTGCCTTGTGAGTACAAAAGTTTTTATTCCTTCATAATTTTCTCTAACAACACCAATTGTGATTTTATCTCCATTTTTACCGCGCATTCTATTAACAGCTTCTTCAAGGGTCGATCCAATAGTACTTTCATTATTGATCTCAACAATTCTATCTCCAGGCATCATCCCCGCTTTAAAAGCAGGAGAATCCTCAATAGGAGTGACAACAATTAAGCTTCCATCTTGAGCTGTAACTTCAAGACCTAATCCCCCAAACTCTCCTTTTGTCTCTTCTTGCATTTTTGCAAATACATTCTTATCTAGAAAAGCTGAATGTGGATCAAGAGTACTCATCATCCCCTTTATCGCACCTTGGATAAGCTTGTCTGTATCTACATCACGATAGTATTGCGACTCAACTAAGAATAGAACTTTGTTGAATAGTTCTAACTTTTCGAATCGTGACTTAGTTACCGCCATAACTTTTTGAGTTGAAAAGAAGCCTAGAAATAGGCCTCCAACGGAAAGAGCGATACATAAACTAACAGCTCTAAGGCTGCGCTTACTACTCTTCTTATTCATAATATGTCCTTATATTAAATATTTACAATGTTTAAATTATTCTTCGCTAAAAACTTCTTGTCCATTAAAAGAAATGTATTTTGTGCTTTATTCTTTTTACGTACTTCAAAGTATATCTGCCCAAGACCGGTTGACCTTCTAACTCTGGTTTGTCCTATAACTTGATCAGCTTTAATTTTTTGTCCTTGCTTAAGTTTAGAAGAAAGGTCTCCAAGATAGATGGACCTTACTCCATCTCCATGATCTACCATGACAACATTACCATAATTAGCAAGTGTTCCTACGTGATTAACAACTCCGGCCAAAGTAGATTTTACAACTTGGCTATCTTTAAACTTAAATGTTATTCCTTTTTTCTGGTAATCAAGACCAGAGTAAGACTCAATTGGTGCTGAAAATTGTATATTTAAAGAAGGTTTTTCAGATTTAGCACTCTTGGCCATCTTTTTTTGTGAAATTTGTGACTTTATTGAAGAAAGCTTAGTTGCTAATTCTAGTTTATTCTTTTCGATACTAACATACTGAGCAGCATATTCTTTCTTTCTCTCTTCTAACTCTGATATGAATGTTAAAATCTCTCCCTCTTTTTGTTCAAAAGCAGCAAATCTCTTTTGCATCTGAGCAAGTTTATCCTTCTTAATTTTTACAATATTTTCTAAGCTTTGAAGCTTAATCAAACGCTTTTTTAGAACATCTGTGAATATTTTCTTACTCAAGATCTCCGAGCTAGTTTCTGTATTTGACATTGAATTTGCAACAACAGAACCTAAGACCTTCTTTGTTCTTACTTTCTCTTCATCTATTAAACTAAGGTATTTTTCAATTTTTTCAGAGCTAGTATAAATATTTGATTCAATTTTTCTTTTATTATCTAAGACTTCAATATAATTCTTATTTTTCTTACTTAATTTCTTTTCTAATAATATGATATTTGAGTTTATACGACTTAAGTTTCTCGAGCTTAATCTGATTTCATTTCTAACATCAGAGATATTAATACTTTTGGCATAAGCACCAGGCGAGAGACAAATTGTACCTAATAAAAAAACTAAAGCTAGCTTATTAGAAACTAATCCTGCCATTGAAGCGACCTCATTTGAAATGCTGTTGAAGCAAGCAATAGGACCAGCCCTAAGACCATACCTATTAAAGATAACTGACCGATACTTATAGTAAGTGCAAATGAAGTAATAAAAATTGTCATTGTAGCTAGAAGCATTACCTTTAGCCCAACCTTACTTCTTCTTTGAAACTTCTCAATTAGATATGAGCTCTTTTTAACTTGTACTGAAAAACCTACCGCGACAAGCGCCCAAATAATCACAAATGAGATGCTCACAACAAGAACACCCCACTCCCTAAATGTAGAAAATATTTGATTCTTTAATAATTGGCTTCTTGAAATACTTTTAGTCGCCCCTAAAGTAACATTAGAAGCTCCAACTAATCTTACAAGATAGTCTCTAATTAAGTTTTGACTTCTTGGCTGCAACCCTTGTTCTAATGAGATTTTTAATCCAACATAGTTCAAATCTAAGTCATCAAACTTCATCTGCAAATCAACTCCAGATAGAACACTCTTTACTTGAGATTGAATTTCTTCCTTACTAGAGAAACTTACTTTTTGTACCCCTGGCAACTCAAGAACTTTTCTAGAAATCCTTTGATGATTTTGATCTCCAGAAATAAGAGCATGAAAAGATGGTCCGCTATCAAGACTCAAGCTCGATTTAAAAATATAATTCTCAATACTAGAAAAGTTCATGGCACATAGAACCATAATCGATGTAGTAATAAAGAAAGCGCTTCCCCAAAAAGGGTGTCTTCTAACGTTTTGAATAAATAGATTTAAATAAAACATGCATGTCCTGAGTAAACTAACTTTCCTGCATCTAAGTGAACAATTCTTCCTGAGAATTGCTTCACAAGCTCTCTATTATGAGAAGCCCAAACCACAGTAAGTTTTCTTTTTACGTTATAAAGATTTAATATTTCAAATATTTTCCTAGCATTTTCAGCATCCAATGAACTTGTAGGCTCATCGCATACAATCACATCTGGTCTACTTAATAATGCTCTAACGATAGCGACCTTTTGCTTAAGTCCACCATTTGCATTTTTAATTTGAATATTTAGTCTATCAGTGATTCCGAGAATTCTAGATAGTTCATTAAGGTCTTTTTCAAAATCTTTACGTGAGCCGTAAAGTGATGGATCGTAAGAAAGCGACATATTCTCTTTACACGTCAGATTTCCCATAAGTCTAAGGTCTTGAAAAACTTGTGAGACAAATACTTTGGAGTTTGGTCTCTTAACTCTGCCGCTGGTAGGTTCAATGTCTCCAGCAAGTATTCTTAATAATGATGTTTTTCCTGCTCCAGAAGTTCCAGTAATGAAAACAATTTCACCTTTATCAATGCTAAGCTGAACATGACTTAAGGCCTTTATTGGACCAAATCCTAAAGAGATATCTTCTAAAAAGAATAAGTTATTATTTGAAACATGAATTTGTTTGTGGTTACCAAACGTTTTGTTTAACGAACTATTGATCATCCTGACCCATCCTTAATAACTTTCCAAATCATCCTAACTTGAAAACCATAAAACTATATGGCTACTATATTGTACCTAAGAGCTGAATTTTAGTAAAGAAACTCCTTGAGAAAAGAAACATTTTGAAAGAAATACTCTGGTATCATTTTGACCTTCTAGTTACTTAGATACCCTATCATGTCACTCTGGTATTCAAATTGAGAATATATTGAGTTAGTTTTTTTTCATGGAGTCCGTAAAATAGGTACATACAAATATAGAATAGAGGAATTTCTTATGCGAGTACTCATTGTTGATGATTCGAAGGCCATTTTTATGATGGTTTCACAGATGCTAGAAGAAAAAGGTCATGTTGGCATTTGGGCCGAGGATGGAGTTAAAGCAGTTGAGTACCTTCAGGAAAATAGTGATGTTGACGTAATTCTTTTGGACTGGAATATGCCAAATATGAATGGTCCTGAGTTTCTTGAAAAGAACTTAACTGACAGTTTCACTAAGACTCCCATTATTATGATGACAACAGAAAATAAGCCGGACTATATAAAGAAGGCTTTAAGTCTTGGAGCTGTTGAGTATATTATGAAGCCATTCACTAACGATATTCTATTTAACAAGTTCGAACTTGTAGATGAGATAGCATGAATCTTGCCGTAACTAAAGATGAGATTAGCAACACAGTTTTTAAGTTCTTTGCTGACTATATCTATAAACATTCAGGAATGGTTTACACAGATAAAGATTATTATCGACTTGAAACAAGACTAAGATCGCTAGTTAAGATCTTTGAAGTTGAAGCTGTTGATGATCTATATAAGAAGTTTCAGGGTCCAATTAGTCCTGATATGCATACCGTACTTATTAATATATCAACTAATAATGAAACTTATTTTTTCAGAGATAAGAGACCTTTTAGTATTCTTACCAATGAACTTCTTCCGATAATTATGGAAAATAAGAAGATGGCACCTATTTCTATTTGGAGTGCTGCCTCTTCTACTGGACAAGAGATCTATTCAATAATTATGCAAATCAAAGAAAAAATTCCTGAGCTCATCCCGAGGCTCGTCATTGATGCTTCAGATATTTCTACAGATGCCCTAGCAAAAGCAAAAAAAGGAAACTACAACGGTCTTGATGTGCAAAGAGGTTTACCAATAACAACTCTTATGAAGTACTTTGAGCAGCAAGAAGATGAAAGCTGGCAAATTGCCCCAGAGCTTTCTAGAATACCAAATTTCTTTGAATTTAACTTACTGACTGGGAGTTTTCCTCTCATGAGGTATGATATAATCTTCTGCCGCAACGTATTAATATATCAAAATATGGAAAATAAGCAGAAAATTGTTAGTAAACTTTATGAAAGCTTACGGCCTGGAGGATTCCTCGTACTAGGAAATGGTGAGAGTTTTATAGGACTTGAGACCGATTTCCAAAGAGAAACTTACGATAATCTAACTGTTTACGCAAAGAAGGCCTAAAACGCCTCTCCCCTTGAATTGAGCCTTCCAACTATGATAGAAATTTATAGAACAAAGTTGGGAGGTCATATGACGACATTTTGGAATATAGAGAAAAACCTTTTTATAAATACAAGGGTTAAAAACTATCATAATAAATTTCAAAAACTTGGATACTACGACATTGTCTTTGTTGAAATTGATGAGCAAGGAAATCCAGTCTTAAATGAAGACCAAATGTCTTATAATGCATTTACGACAAAAGAATTAGCTACTCGTGTGCAGTCTACTCATGATTTATCTCAAATCACACTAGATCAATTTTCAATTCCTAATATAATTATTAACTTAAGACCCTACATGCTTGGAGACTTAGTTTTCAGTCTGTGTGACTCTAAAAAAATTAAGTCAATTAAAATTAACCCTGTTCTTATTCTTGAAGAGAACAAGAAACTATTACTTCATGAAGAAGTTATTATCATTCCTATTAAGGATAAATTAACAGAGAAGTTCATGTTAACTTCTCCGGAAGAGGCAATGGCACTTCTTGCTCTAAACCCTGTTGATCAAAAGAGAATGGGTATGGAGATGGTATTTTATTGTCTTACAAATAAAAACCTATCCGAAAATATTGAAGATCGTGCCGCAGTACTAGGACAGAAAATAGAAGAACTATCATTTATCTCGCCCAGAGTTCCTATCAAAAAAGGAAGTGGTTCTCTATTATGTGTAATCCTTAACCTAGAAAGTACGATGGAAGAAATAGCGTTTATCAGAAACTACAAAACTCTTGATGAACATAGCAATATTATTTTTGTAACAAGTGATTTAAAAATTAAAACGGGAGATCTCCACCAAATCAATTATGATGGAGAATCAATCGACACTATCTTTGGACCAATAATTAATTGGCAAAGAAGCCAAGGTCTTGAGCACAGAGCTAAGCTCTAGCTCTCAATTAGGCCTGCATCCACTAATATTTTGTGCGCCGACTCTGAGCAAAAGACGTTCGGCGTATAATTCATCTTCTTGTGGAGACTAGAAATAACAGAATTCTCTACATCGGCCAATAGTTTTATATCACCATTTTCATAACTAATTTTTACCGGATCTCTCTC
The DNA window shown above is from Halobacteriovorax sp. HLS and carries:
- a CDS encoding PolC-type DNA polymerase III — protein: MNESLELIKNLEFCVFDLETTGGNHKNDKIIEIGLVKIKNLEIVEQKNYLIQPEIKIPEFIQKLTSITPEDVKDSPLIEDVIDELLEFMGDTILVAHNTSFDVPFFNSVLKRLKKPILKNKSLCTNLMTKYLIPNLMNSNLNYMSKVFGIKHKKAHRALDDALATAELLQIYLQIFIDKGINKINHLYYPRGRYELDRANFKSDTPLSEIKAKFERLHTPHIVTLKGENGVILFALPCKNTSGEKEFLYQKLKELPWKNMTIKLIGPFVETLINFNNLFNKIDTNDKGEIIRFLWKEHLPEMKPPLKDDINDGNILDVNFGDFIITNHLVPEQYIIYPVFAMNQKSELIFRFPGHKKKLIQYINSKSSKLSNNKIKSTHFLPQYKAFVDTYLMSKKESEKILFIFKKGLPLKQTDQFFLDFENFFKKNPNNYKFPKEYI
- a CDS encoding CrcB family protein, which produces MTIDIYKSTAIVFLGGGFGASLRYFISLTILSYGQRPWIGTLIANVLGCTLFFVLEKYELKDPQMQLLLKTGKIGSLTTFSTFAFEIVTLIKAGNYSESALVFILNILCGVLIGLFILK
- a CDS encoding histidine kinase dimerization/phospho-acceptor domain-containing protein; translation: MNLKTYATNICDPKFEEFLSSLNWKKSNSPKVYFTDIACEGILGWQVALESDFERDNVVLVNDFSEESIAGLLASIANGIEKDVAYELMEDEARLFESLFESRITSYDDFPLNEILSFLSNWKEISEHSEIEKVKYFLLSTLDIEVEVKTYEDFTSSENLVKYSNVLRAHSNNLDLFYCFKDDVEIDGEFKLIFTLLLIYQDQKLEKEKLESYSKSDWEIILNSLSLPTCLVSQRGELVLHNSTFSSLGLYANDCLKLDNGVTIEIQDNIYKVFKDSIRVGGKDFESFVFITNNELKREGNVTISSEELGIISGSIAHELNNPIAGILAALTLLKLEDDLADDSLLILEDMELGAKRCKKLIEVFLGFSRLDPLNSKCDSLESSLEQSLSLLRSRMVESNLKMHIEYRVDDSFKRPLNNSIASMIFYLILNEGFTLGHHQKLLINDLNQIDVSVIEREHEMSFSFSPEIKLYEQLQNSKLFLHLLNILNIEILTREGRIYLRSYDN
- the xseA gene encoding exodeoxyribonuclease VII large subunit; the protein is MNNLRYVSVSSLVNELKGLLEGQFRSVSIEGEITNLSLSSSGHYYFTISDKNASLSACLFKMDAMRNPEIRTLKDGDKVQCVGGIGVYAKRGTFQIIVKRITKQGKGDLKEQFEMLKKKLAADGLFDLEVKKEIPKLPKRVAIITALRGAALADFLNIMKRRSHWVDVLVVPTLVQGDTAAQAIRKSLFNTIKYSMQAPEDKKLDVIVLSRGGGSLEDLWCFNDEALAWDIFNCPIPTISAVGHQVDYSICDFVSDLRCETPSAAAQILSEEQSRLISRLENSRRHLVMSSKEIINSRKDTVSLARPDRLLSTVQRNHTRLARRLEKLSLHKREVELLHIHDYWFRLDDLSKRALSSIEKKKENFVNIVEKKHDLLLALNPKNILNRGYSYLSSTDGSVVSSIDEFDDLPNRSVVDIHFHDGKRKVIKE
- a CDS encoding S41 family peptidase — translated: MNKKSSKRSLRAVSLCIALSVGGLFLGFFSTQKVMAVTKSRFEKLELFNKVLFLVESQYYRDVDTDKLIQGAIKGMMSTLDPHSAFLDKNVFAKMQEETKGEFGGLGLEVTAQDGSLIVVTPIEDSPAFKAGMMPGDRIVEINNESTIGSTLEEAVNRMRGKNGDKITIGVVRENYEGIKTFVLTRQIIKITPVKHSVVRKNYAYIRLKQFQKRSAEEIINAIKKSRKITEKNGGLKGIVLDLRSNPGGLLDEAVDVSSIFLKDGVVVSTEGRDPKNKEIRYVKKSGYKEVDVPLVVLINSSSASASEIVAGAIQDWNRGIIMGSQSFGKGSVQTVAKIDDEKGVKLTIAQYMTPKGRKIQAIGIIPDVQVDEAEGSWVAAHRKEQRFIRESDLKNHLTATIETSQEKKERLALEKADREKRRARLKKLKADKKKKSEKPEYDWFVKYDAKEDYQVIQAINYIRSFDLFKKMNK
- a CDS encoding murein hydrolase activator EnvC, which translates into the protein MAGLVSNKLALVFLLGTICLSPGAYAKSINISDVRNEIRLSSRNLSRINSNIILLEKKLSKKNKNYIEVLDNKRKIESNIYTSSEKIEKYLSLIDEEKVRTKKVLGSVVANSMSNTETSSEILSKKIFTDVLKKRLIKLQSLENIVKIKKDKLAQMQKRFAAFEQKEGEILTFISELEERKKEYAAQYVSIEKNKLELATKLSSIKSQISQKKMAKSAKSEKPSLNIQFSAPIESYSGLDYQKKGITFKFKDSQVVKSTLAGVVNHVGTLANYGNVVMVDHGDGVRSIYLGDLSSKLKQGQKIKADQVIGQTRVRRSTGLGQIYFEVRKKNKAQNTFLLMDKKFLAKNNLNIVNI
- a CDS encoding ATP-binding cassette domain-containing protein — its product is MINSSLNKTFGNHKQIHVSNNNLFFLEDISLGFGPIKALSHVQLSIDKGEIVFITGTSGAGKTSLLRILAGDIEPTSGRVKRPNSKVFVSQVFQDLRLMGNLTCKENMSLSYDPSLYGSRKDFEKDLNELSRILGITDRLNIQIKNANGGLKQKVAIVRALLSRPDVIVCDEPTSSLDAENARKIFEILNLYNVKRKLTVVWASHNRELVKQFSGRIVHLDAGKLVYSGHACFI
- a CDS encoding response regulator, which produces MRVLIVDDSKAIFMMVSQMLEEKGHVGIWAEDGVKAVEYLQENSDVDVILLDWNMPNMNGPEFLEKNLTDSFTKTPIIMMTTENKPDYIKKALSLGAVEYIMKPFTNDILFNKFELVDEIA
- a CDS encoding protein-glutamate O-methyltransferase CheR, encoding MNLAVTKDEISNTVFKFFADYIYKHSGMVYTDKDYYRLETRLRSLVKIFEVEAVDDLYKKFQGPISPDMHTVLINISTNNETYFFRDKRPFSILTNELLPIIMENKKMAPISIWSAASSTGQEIYSIIMQIKEKIPELIPRLVIDASDISTDALAKAKKGNYNGLDVQRGLPITTLMKYFEQQEDESWQIAPELSRIPNFFEFNLLTGSFPLMRYDIIFCRNVLIYQNMENKQKIVSKLYESLRPGGFLVLGNGESFIGLETDFQRETYDNLTVYAKKA